A region of Microbacterium suwonense DNA encodes the following proteins:
- a CDS encoding ABC transporter substrate-binding protein: MNALKGSRPARIFAGIALVSASALVIAGCSSTPTDTPSDKPGDDKPAADISLKLGSLLPSSGSLAFLGPPMYAGVGLATQEINDAKAGITVDMNSQDEGDSDTKAYETSITTLQNAGVAGIVGAAASGVSKIILDGNVSKGIITISPSNTSPDFTKLSEDGVTKGLYFRTAPSDLLQGEVLGNLIAEDGHKTLGIIYQNDPYGTGLRDAITTTFEGNGGKVVETAGFNVGDSQFDAQVETIKASNPDAVAIISFEQFKTIAPLLVNAGIDASKFYLVDGNVSNYGDEISVSLEGAQGTRPGPALEDDFTQRLQDYWTGKGNAEIKDFTYAAESYDAVILMALASLSAQSTDGVDIAAKMQEVSGGVDGGTACTSFADCAKIINDGGQADYNGYSGDVTFDEWGDPQGAAIGVFKFGGDNTYTRTN; the protein is encoded by the coding sequence ATGAACGCATTGAAGGGCTCGCGACCGGCGAGAATCTTCGCAGGGATCGCGCTGGTCAGCGCATCCGCACTGGTGATCGCGGGCTGTTCCAGCACGCCGACCGACACGCCGAGCGACAAGCCTGGTGACGACAAGCCAGCCGCCGACATCAGTCTCAAGCTGGGTTCGCTGCTTCCGTCGTCCGGTTCGCTCGCGTTCCTCGGCCCGCCGATGTACGCCGGTGTCGGACTCGCGACTCAGGAGATCAACGACGCCAAGGCCGGCATCACCGTCGACATGAACTCTCAGGACGAGGGCGACAGCGACACCAAGGCCTACGAGACCTCGATCACCACGCTGCAGAACGCCGGCGTGGCGGGCATCGTGGGTGCCGCGGCATCCGGTGTGTCGAAGATCATCCTCGACGGCAACGTGAGCAAGGGCATCATCACGATCTCGCCCTCGAACACGTCACCCGACTTCACCAAGCTGTCCGAGGACGGCGTGACCAAGGGCCTGTACTTCCGCACCGCCCCCAGCGACCTGCTGCAGGGTGAGGTGCTCGGCAACCTGATCGCCGAGGACGGCCACAAGACGCTCGGCATCATCTACCAGAACGACCCGTACGGCACCGGTCTGCGCGACGCGATCACGACGACGTTCGAGGGCAACGGCGGCAAGGTCGTCGAGACCGCGGGCTTCAACGTCGGTGACTCGCAGTTCGATGCGCAGGTTGAGACCATCAAGGCCTCCAACCCCGACGCCGTCGCGATCATCTCGTTCGAGCAGTTCAAGACGATCGCCCCGCTGCTGGTGAACGCCGGCATCGACGCCAGCAAGTTCTACCTGGTCGACGGCAACGTCTCCAACTACGGCGACGAGATCTCCGTCTCGCTGGAAGGTGCACAGGGAACTCGCCCCGGGCCCGCGCTCGAGGACGACTTCACCCAGCGTCTGCAGGACTACTGGACCGGCAAGGGCAACGCCGAGATCAAGGACTTCACCTACGCGGCTGAGTCCTATGACGCGGTCATCCTGATGGCTCTGGCATCGCTCTCGGCGCAGTCCACCGACGGTGTGGACATCGCCGCGAAGATGCAGGAGGTCTCCGGCGGAGTCGACGGCGGTACCGCGTGCACCAGCTTCGCCGACTGCGCGAAGATCATCAACGACGGCGGCCAGGCCGACTACAACGGCTACTCCGGCGACGTCACGTTCGACGAGTGGGGCGACCCGCAGGGCGCCGCGATCGGCGTCTTCAAGTTCGGCGGGGACAACACCTACACCCGCACCAACTGA
- the rarD gene encoding EamA family transporter RarD, producing the protein MSTKTAGILYTVGAYLLWGIFPLYFILLAPTGPFEVVAWRLLLTLGFCILLLALTRGWQRLRAIWRQPKVLALTVLAGILIYINWQVFVIATMTEQVVETSLGYFINPIFTVLLGVLVLHERIRAAQWVAIAIAAVAVGVIIVAYGSFPWIALSLTGSFGLYGLVKKKIGPAVDAVSGLALESFWLIPIAVVILVVVGQGDGITMGTVSPLHTGLLLCAGIATAVPLLLFAAGTRRVDLSLVGMIQFITPIMQFLLGWAVLGEPMPAERWIGFVLVWVAISVFVIDLVFQKGRMRRADLPELI; encoded by the coding sequence GTGAGTACGAAGACCGCCGGGATCCTGTACACGGTCGGCGCATATCTGCTGTGGGGGATCTTCCCGCTGTACTTCATCCTGCTCGCTCCCACCGGCCCGTTCGAGGTCGTGGCCTGGCGCCTGCTGCTGACGCTGGGGTTCTGCATCCTGCTGCTGGCGCTCACCCGCGGCTGGCAGCGCCTGCGCGCCATCTGGCGGCAGCCCAAGGTGCTGGCCCTGACGGTACTGGCCGGCATCCTGATCTACATCAACTGGCAGGTCTTCGTGATCGCCACGATGACCGAGCAGGTCGTCGAGACGAGCCTGGGCTATTTCATCAACCCGATCTTCACCGTGCTGCTGGGCGTGCTGGTGCTGCACGAGCGCATCCGCGCCGCGCAGTGGGTTGCGATCGCGATCGCCGCGGTGGCGGTCGGCGTGATCATCGTCGCCTACGGCTCCTTCCCGTGGATCGCCCTGTCGCTGACCGGATCGTTCGGACTGTACGGGCTGGTCAAGAAGAAGATCGGGCCTGCCGTGGATGCCGTCAGCGGCCTCGCGCTGGAATCGTTCTGGCTGATCCCGATCGCGGTGGTCATCCTCGTCGTCGTGGGGCAGGGCGACGGCATCACCATGGGAACTGTCAGTCCCCTGCACACCGGGCTGCTGCTGTGCGCGGGCATCGCGACCGCCGTGCCGCTGCTGCTGTTCGCCGCCGGCACCAGACGGGTGGACCTGTCGCTGGTCGGGATGATCCAGTTCATCACCCCGATCATGCAGTTCCTGCTGGGCTGGGCGGTGCTGGGCGAGCCGATGCCGGCGGAGCGCTGGATCGGCTTCGTCCTGGTGTGGGTCGCGATCTCGGTCTTCGTCATCGACCTGGTGTTTCAGAAGGGACGGATGCGGCGAGCCGACCTGCCGGAGCTGATCTGA